Proteins encoded in a region of the Quercus lobata isolate SW786 chromosome 8, ValleyOak3.0 Primary Assembly, whole genome shotgun sequence genome:
- the LOC115956967 gene encoding subtilisin-like protease SBT1.6, whose protein sequence is MASPPLKQSEADTIGENPLVLAVFEARRCDLHTTRSPQFLGLRNQRGLWSNSDYGSNVIISLLDTEIWPERRSFFDRNLRTCWWVLGSLVGIVGFVVVVVGLIVDELGALLGFYSLDDLVWVWFRVGFPVFALVDAL, encoded by the exons atggCTTCTCCGCCTCTTAAGCAAAGCGAAGCCGATACGATTGGCGAAAACCCCTTAGTCCTTGCCGTGTTCGAGGCCCGCCGTTGCGATCTCCACACCACTCGATCTCCTCAGTTTCTCGGCCTCAGGAACCAGCGCGGTCTTTGGTCCAATTCCGATTACGGCTCCAATGTCATTATCAGTCTTCTTGATACCGAAATCTGGCCAGAGCGGCGTAGCTTTTTCGATAGGAATCTCAGAACTTGTTGGTGGGTGCTGGGTTCATTGGTTGGGATTGTagggtttgttgttgttgttgttggtctGATCG TGGATGAGTTGGGTGCTTTGCTGGGTTTCTATTCTTTGGATGATTTGGTTTGGGTGTGGTTTCGTGTGGGTTTTCCTGTGTTTGCTCTTGTTGATGCTCTTTGA